The Fusarium verticillioides 7600 chromosome 8, whole genome shotgun sequence genomic interval CACAGTTCATTTCGAGGAGCCATTGAGGAAGTCAAAAAACTGCTTGAAGCGGTGCCTGACAGTGATATCAAGTTCAAAGTATACAATAGGGAGGAAGCGGCCAAGGTAAATTTAGCAATACTCGTTTAGGCATCAACTGCTGACTGCTTGTACCAGGTTTTCAATTTCGCAAATACCGTCGGCGCAGTTGCACAAACCGGAGTCGCAGCCCTGTGGCCATATCGACTTTTGACCgcagtcttggcctccttgacAAAAGAGTTCTCAGACCGTTTCTCACTCGAGACGAACACGCCCGTTCTCTCAGTTCAAGTTCAAAACGATACTTTAGAATATCCGTATCTAGTGCGCACATCGAGAGGATTTATTCGAGCTAAACATGTCATTCATTGCACTAATGGGTATTCAAGCCATTTGATTCCCGGTCTCGTTGGCAATCTATATCCATTACGAGGAACCATGTCTACGCAGAAACTTGGCCCGAAATTTCCGCGAGCCGGCCACAACATGTCTTGGTCACAAGTATCTCTTGGTACATATGACGCAAAGACTGGACATATCCATCTGGGCCTCTACTACGCTCAACAGAATGCAAAGACTGGAGTAATGTTCCTCGGTGGTGAATCCCAAAGCCTTGGTGGTCTTCTCACGAGCGATGACTCAAACGTCGCAGAGGATGCTCGCCAGACTCTAACTTCTGCAGCCCCCATGATCTGGAAAGATGCAGCTCCCGCAGAGGCATTGAATGTCTGGTCCGGAATAATGGGGTTCACGGCAGATGGTATGCCTATCGTGGGAAAGCTTCCGCAGAAGCTCACGGGCCGAAATGGAAGTGGGGAGTGGATTGCCGCGGGATTCAACGGTCATGGGATGGATAAGTGCTGGCTTACTGGCGAGGCTATTGCAAGGATGGTGCTAGGGGAGGCTGATGTCCCTGGATTTCCCAAGGCATACCTGTTGAGTGACGATCGGATGGGGAGTTGGTCACCTCAGGGAGCTGCCGAAACTCTGATGGATCATATCATGGTTGGGAGCCAGGTTCCGACAAGCCATCTTTagtcttcatcatgtgctTTATAGCTTAGCAAAAATACCCTTTAAGGACTTATGAGTAAAAGAATGAACGTGTACACGAGACTTTCCAACATTgtgacaagcttggctcTTGTAAAGATTGGGATACCGTTCAATGCCTGAGTATAGCAACTTATATGGTCTGGCGTCCTATATTTAAAATAACATTATGGGGCTTGAaaacaccagcaacaactggCCCATTGCGAGACAGAGTTTTCAGACGAGAGTACAGTTAGTAACCACAAAAGACGGTTAGAGAAATTGGGCCCCATGTTCCATCAAGGAGTTTTAGACCAATCCAAAACTCAGGGAACCCCTTGCTCAGCAAGGTCTCCCTATAGCATATGACTGACGAACAAGGAGCTGCGATGAATGCACACTTCAGATTGAATCAAGTAAAACCAACCAGCAGGAATTGCAATACACGATCTTAGTCTGCTATTTAGAGTTATTGAATAAGCTTAATAAGCTTGTATCTCAGCCGTCTCACCTAAGAGGCCGCTCGTAGCTTCATCACCTCATTCAAAACACCTGGTGGTGGGCTAACACATCCGATTTCGGTCTCAATCCTAAAGACAGCTTATCAGCGCTATTTGGCTTTGGAGACTGGCCTGCGACGACTTTTGTGATCCACCCCTCATACGCACTTGAGCAAGGTGATATGGTTAGCCGCTCCACGCTTCAGCCCACAAAGCTATCACATACCAGAAACTCTTTGACCAATGGTATACTACTTCATGAAGCTCGAGAAACGGCGGCTTCGAAATTCACTAAAATAGTAGGCCATCCATCGGAATCCGAGCCAGCCTCGTGGCCACCTGGCTCTGGAATGTAGTGGTCATTTCCCCTCTAGAAACACGCGCTATCGAAAGTCTCAAGCCACAACCGACTTGGGACCTGCAGCTGAACATGAGATTgataaaaagcaaaaggtTTATGGTTCTGGAAAATAGTGAAGATTGTGTTTTCGAGTGGACTTGTGTATGCGTGCCATTACCACCAGGCGTTATTCTACAGTTGAAGATATTATTGAGGTATACTGATACTGATCGAAGTGTTTGCCAACTGATTTCCAGCGACCGAAAGACGCCATTTGAGACAATATACTGTTTCAGAACGTATGCAGGTTGTTCATGTTGGTCTAGGCCATGGTCTACGTAAGGAACAGGACTAATCCACATTGTACAACTCTGCCGACCAAAGATCATAGAACAAGCCACAATATGATACAATAGGGGCTCAGCAAGTCTAGCCACTCGAAGATGTGAACCGATAGATGAGCGCAGGGGGAGACCGGCGCAGCAGGCCCAGCCCATAAACATCGTGCAGTTGATCTTACCAGGCGATCTGTCATTAGATGGAATATCCATTGGATACACTATTGAAGATAGTAACATAGCTGATGCCTCTCAAACGATCGAATCTGTACACTGAATGGAACAAAGTATGAGCTAAGGCTGTGTTTTGTATGAGAAACGCTGTCGGAGAACGGGCCCTGAAGAGGCTCAAAAACCTTTACCCAGAAAATGGGCTATGATGACATTCAACCGGTTCCAATGCACTTGATGCAGGTCTTTGTATTTTACAGACATGCCACAGAAGAATGCCATTGTACTAGCCGGTGCAGCTGTATAAGAGGACACAATGCCATGTTCTCCCTTCCTTATCCCTCGCATTGTCACTCGGCCCCACGTGCGCCCCAATCCTTTCAAAAAGTCAAACAAATCGCGTTCATTTTTCTGTCTATTGATTTCAGACTTCTAGCCTAGATCAATTTCTTTCCGGAAAGGGAATACAGCTGCGAACTAGCATACTCAAACGAAAAATAGTCACCCGCAGCTCTGGAATTCGAGGTCTCTCCAACACAAGTCCAGCCACATCTAGACCAGCCACTGTTCGCTTTGAGGGAGCATTTTTGGATCTAGGGTCAATAGCTAAAAATTAAGCATGCTCAGGAACGGCCAGGGGCGGGTGGGGATGCACTTGTAGATCGCAATCAGCTACGGCGGTGCGCCATCTCGTTTGCACTATTTGCAGGTGAGCTTGGGCTGAGGAGAAGTCCCAGTGACGGTTTTGATATTAAATATGTAGAGCAGAATCTAAGGGCGGGTATATATGATCCGCCGCTGATCCTCCAAAAACTCTTCcaagaaaacaccatcactactcttcttcgtcatggTGAATTTCAAGAATATCGCTCTTGCAGTAAGCGTCCTTTTTGGATGTGGACTTGCCGTCCCTGCACCTGCTGcgcctgctgctgaggctggtgctATCATCCCAGGTAGCTACATTATCACCTTGAAGCCCGAGGTTGATGCtgccatggccaagacccATTTGAAATGGGTCAAAGGCGTTCACAAGAGAAGCCTCACCAAGCGCGAGACGGAAGTTGGTGTCGAAAAGACTTATGACAGCAAGTCTGGCTTCCAAGGATATGCTGGATCATTCGACACAGCGACAATCAAGGAGATTAAGAAAAGCCCAGATGTAAGCCAACACCTTTGATTATTAGTTTTACACGCTGACTGGCTTTTTGAGGTCCTGGCTGTTGAGCCCAACCGTGTATGGAAGCTTAATCgcatcaagagcaagcgaagcctcgagaagagagatgagatcaCCCAGAAGAAGTCCACCTGGGGTCTCGGCACGATTTCTCATCGCAAAAAGGGCTACAAAGAGTATATCTATGATGAATACGCTGGCACTGACATGTATGCCTATGTTATTGATGGCGGTGTCAGAGTAACTCACAACGAGTTCGGTGGTCGCGCAAAGGCTGCGTGGACGAACTGGAAAGGCAATAATAAGGATGACGACGGTCACGGAACCCATGTTGCTGGTACAATTGCTGGTAAGACCTATGgtgttgccaagaaggccagCATTCTCTCTCTTAAGGTCTTCAATGGTGATGAGTCTGATACGTCTATCGTCCTTGACGCTTTCAACTGGGCCgtcaacgatatcatcaagaaagaTCGCACATGGCGAGCCGTTATCAACATGTCTCTCGGCGGTGAAAAGTCCGCTGCCTTCAACAAAGCTGTTGACACTGCATCCAAGAAAGGTGTCGTTACAGTTGTCGCGTCCGGTAACGATGCCATagatgctgccaaggagTCGCCTGGTTCTGCATCGAGCGCAATCACTGTCGGAGCGATCGATTCCAATTGGGCTGTTGCTGACTTCTCCAACTGGGGAAAGACAGTTGACATCTTGGCCCCGGGAGTAGGCATCACCTCAGCTGGCCACAAATCCAATACTTACACCTTCACCGAGGATGGAACTTCCATGGCTGCTCCTCACGTTGCGGGGTTGGTCTTGTATGCGATGAGCGTGGAGGAAGTCGAGGGAGTTGCTGATATTACCGCTtggttgaaggagctggCGACTCCGAAGAAGATTTCTGGAAATCTTCGTGGAGCGCCTAATCTGATCGCAAATAATGGCAATTGGGTTCAGTAGAATGCCCGCGCAATCAAATTTGTATATGTCATGAAGTATTGAAGACGATCTAATAGTCAATTGCTCTTCAATGACCTTGCCGTCCACGGCCCGCTCGGCGTTGTTCAATTTATCGGATCGCGTGTGTCCTAAACTTCGGCAGTTCGTATGCTTACATGTGAGGTAAATGCTTGGGTAGTTTTGGGGCTATTTTTAACCCGCACCCTGATGATACTCGATCTTCCGGCGACCAGAAGAGTAATTGAGTTGAGCATCAATTCCGTGTCATCCAGATAACGATCCGACGATACCGATTATATTAATGATTGCTATCTCTGTAGTTATTTCTCCACCTCACAACCAATCATCCTCCATTCGTCGGAGAATGTCGGGCTCCGCGGGCCTCTACTTCTACTCCCTCGCGTCGGATTGATGGACATAATTTAGATCGACCGGATGTAACGGTAAAATAAAATCTACCAGCATGCAAAGACTGCAAATTCCGCCTACGCGGATATAACGGACACGTCCGACGTCTTGTGAGAGTCGTATTGTTCCCCTGTCACCCAACACAGCCTCCTTTCTGTCTCAGGCGGAAAAGATGGCAGCCTTTGCTTTCATATCATCAGCTCTCGATTGGCTCGGCTCTGTGGGATTTTCGCGTATTCACTCAATGA includes:
- a CDS encoding subtilisin, which codes for MVNFKNIALAVSVLFGCGLAVPAPAAPAAEAGAIIPGSYIITLKPEVDAAMAKTHLKWVKGVHKRSLTKRETEVGVEKTYDSKSGFQGYAGSFDTATIKEIKKSPDVLAVEPNRVWKLNRIKSKRSLEKRDEITQKKSTWGLGTISHRKKGYKEYIYDEYAGTDMYAYVIDGGVRVTHNEFGGRAKAAWTNWKGNNKDDDGHGTHVAGTIAGKTYGVAKKASILSLKVFNGDESDTSIVLDAFNWAVNDIIKKDRTWRAVINMSLGGEKSAAFNKAVDTASKKGVVTVVASGNDAIDAAKESPGSASSAITVGAIDSNWAVADFSNWGKTVDILAPGVGITSAGHKSNTYTFTEDGTSMAAPHVAGLVLYAMSVEEVEGVADITAWLKELATPKKISGNLRGAPNLIANNGNWVQ